The following coding sequences lie in one Arachis stenosperma cultivar V10309 chromosome 5, arast.V10309.gnm1.PFL2, whole genome shotgun sequence genomic window:
- the LOC130980930 gene encoding uncharacterized protein LOC130980930 — MEGLNEEDDQEGVVAPRPKRSQREEEQEQAHGAIDMSQLQRAIEELSQQLMQTQQEQNQGRQEQYLEPHPEFREQYLRDKEEREAWQRQMEERQESWQQQMMTQQQEFQTKILEEQREQYKEFKESYDKLYFSQA; from the coding sequence ATGGAGGGGttgaatgaagaagatgatcaaGAGGGAGTGGTAGCTCCCAGACCAAAAAGATCTCAAAGAGAGGAAGAGCAAGAGCAAGCTCATGgtgccatagacatgagccagctacAAAGAGCAATTGAAGAGCTATCTCAGCAACTCATGCAAACTCAACAAGAGCAAAATCAAGGGCGCCAagagcaatatctagagccccatccagagtttCGGGAGCAATATTTGAGGGATAAAGAGGagcgagaagcttggcagcgtcaaatggaggagaggCAAGAGAGCTGGCAACAACAGATGATGACTCAACAGCAAGAATTTCAAACAAAGATTCTTGAAGAACAAAgggagcaatacaaagaattcaaagaatcatatgataagttGTACTTTAGTCAAGCTTAA